The genomic segment AAATTTTGAAGTTTTAATTAATGATAAAAATACTGACATCTGATCTCCATCAAAATCAGCATTAAAACTTGAACATCCTAACGGATAAAATTTTAAAGAATAACCTTCTGTTAATAAAGGTTTAAAAGATTGTAAATTCATTCTATGTAATGTAGGTGCTCTATTAACTATTATAAATTGATTTTGTAATAATTTATTTAAAAATTTTTGTATAATAAATAAATTTTTATTGATTAATAAACTATTAAATATAATATTAAATTTAAAATTATATTTTAATATATTTATTAAAAAAGGTTTAAATAAATTTATACTAATATAATAAGGTAATCCTATATTATTATATATAATAGCAGGATTTACAGTTATAACAGATCTTCCAGAAAAATCTACTCTTTTACCTAATAAATTATATTTTATTATACTATATTTTCCTTTAAAAGTTTTTTTAAAATTAAAAAAAGTATTATTTTTTTTTAAAATTAATTTATTAATTAATAAATAATCTATTAATTGTTGTAATAAACGTTTTTCTATTATTTCAAATATAAAAAAAATATTATTACGTAAATATAACCAATATTTTAATTTATTATTTTTTAAAATAATTAATCTATAATTTTCATTAATTGAAGATATAATATACATATTATTATTAATATAAAAATAAGGTCTTAATCCTGCAGGTAAAATAGGTAATAAATCTAAAAATATCCAATTTGGTTTAATATTATTAATTATAAATAAATTTATTAAATTTATTTTTTTATATATATATTTTTGATAAAATTTATTATTTTTATTTGTTAATAATAACTCTTTATTATTTAATAATTCTATTAATAAATTTAAATTTTTTAATTTTTTATATAAAATATTATGAGAAAATAAATATTGTATTATATTATATTTTTTATTTATATTTAATTTAAAATATAATTTATTATAATAAAAATATTGATTATATTTTATATTATTAAAAAAATATTTATAATAAATTAAAAATTTTAAATAAATAATATTTTTATTTAATAATAAAGAAGCTATTTTTAAAGGACCTGTTAAATACCATATATGTAAAATAGGTATATTTAAAAATATAAATCCTAATTTATATTTTCTATTAATATTAATTTTTAATTTATTTTTACAAAATTTACAATATAAAAATAATGAAAAATTATTTATATTATACATTTTTTTATTACAATTACAATCCCATATATACATATAATCAAATATTTTTTCACAAAATAATCCATTTAAAATTGGTAATCCAGTATTAAAATTAATTGTATTAGGTAATAATACTTCTCCTATTATAATTTTATCTTTATAAAATATTGAAGACCATTTTATTATTTGTTTAGGATTTAAAATATTTAATTTTAATCCTATAAAATTTATATTATTATAAATTATCATATATATTTATTATTAATAAATTGTATTTATAGGTAAAGTTTTTATTAAATTATTATTATTAAATATACAAAATGCTTCTATATTAATAGTCAAACTTTGTAATTCTTTTAAAATTAATTTAAAAGTTTCTGATATAAATGTAGTTTTTATTTTATTATTATTAAATAAATAATTTTTTAATAATTTTCTACTTTTAATATCATCTGATTTATATGTAAAAAATTCTTTAAATAAAAAGGAAGCTCCGAAAGCTTCTAAAGCCCATACTTCCATTTCTCCAAATCTTTGTCCACCTTGTTTTGTATTTCCTTTTATAGGTTGTTGTGTTAATTCTGAATATAATCCTATAAATCTATATCTTAATTTATCTTTAATCATATGAATTAATTTATAATAATAAATATTATTTAAACAAATACTATTATTAATTAAATGACCAGTAAATGGATTTTTTAAAAAAAACTTATTATAATTATAAGACATTTTAATTATATTATAATTATTATTATAATTATATTTATAATAATTAAAAATATTAATATAATTATTATAATAAATTTTATTTAAATTATTAGAAATTATATATCTATTATTATTATATAAACTATTTAATCCATATATACCTTCAAATATTTGACCTATATTAATTCTAGAAGGTATACTTATACTACTTATAAATAAATCAGGTTGAATTTTATTATTTAAATATGGCATATCATTAATTTCATTTATATAAGAAATAACTCCTTTATTTCCATGTCTATTACAAATTTTATCTCCTAATTGTAAATATTTTTGTATTCCAATATAAATTCTAATTTTTAAATATAAATTATTATTTTTTAATTTATTATATAAATAATCTGATATAATTTCAATTTTAATAATTCTACCCATATCATATATAGTTGAAACTATTGGTTTATTTTTAAATATTCTTAATTTATTTCCAAATAAAAAATTAATAATATTTATTAAACTTTTATTATTTAATATAAAAGGTATTATTATTAATTTAGAAACTAAAATATTATTAGATAATAAAAAAGTACCTTCTTTTATTATACCATATTTATCTAAATTTTTTTTATTTTTATAATGTGCTTTTGATATATTTATACTACATATTTCTGGTATATTATTTATAATATTTAAAGATATTTCATAAATATTTAAATGTAATGATGTATATAAATTATTATATAATATTTTTTTATTAATAATAATTGCATCCTCATATTCATATCCTAAATAAGATCCATAACCTATTAATAAATTATTACCTAAACTATATTCACTATATAATAAATTTGAATTTATTGCTAATATTTTACCTATATTAATTTTCTCTCCTACCCATACTATAGGTTTATAATTTAATAATATATTTTGATTAAATTTTTTATAACTATTTAAATAATAAATTATTTGTCTATTAAATATATCTCTTATTATTATTTTTATATAAGAAACATATATAATAATACCTTCTTGATAAGATATAATTAAATAATTTAAATATTTATTTAAAATAAAATTATAATTTGTAATAATATTACTTAATTCTGAATACACAATAGGAACTATTTGAGTATGCATTTTTATACTCATTAAATTTCTAATAGAATCATTATAATGTATAAAAGGAATTAAATTTTCAATTAAAGATAATAAATAATTAAATGGTATATAAATTGTATTTTTTATAATATTATTTATTTTAAATGTATTTTTGTTTATAGTTAAAATAATAGTTTTATTAAAATTAATATTTTTTTTTAAATAAATTTTATTAAAATAAATATTATAAAAATTCTTATTTAAAATATCTAATATCAATTTAAAATTATATTTACTATAATATAAATATTTATAATAAATTATAAATTTATATTTTAAATTTAAATAAACATTAACAGTTAAATAATTAATTAATCCACAAGTTAATCCTTCATTAGTATTAATTAAACTAATATATCCTAATACATTTCTAGATAATTCTCTCAAATTTTTATTTAATATAAATTTAGAATTTAATCCTGTAGTAATCATATTTATTTTAAATTTTTGATTTATTTCTGATAAATTATTTATTTGATCTGAATATTGAATTAAAGGATTTATATTAATATTTTCTAGAATAATATTAATATATTTTTTATTATTAAATAAAAAATATATATTATTATATATATTAAACAATTTAATTTTTAAATTAATTAAATATTCATTACATTTTAAAGATAAATGATCAATAATAGAATAAAATTTTTTATTATAAATATTATTAATATAGTAATCAAAATAATATATAAAATTAATTTTTATAGAAAATAAAATTTTAAATATATTAATAAATAAATTTTTATTAAATATTTTTTCAATTATAAATAATTTTAATAAAATAATATTATATATATTAAATTTATAAGTTTTAAATTTAATGTAATTATATATTATTATTTTTTTTAATACAAAATTATAATTTTTAACTAATATATTTATATTATTTAAATATAATAATAAAATTATAAAATTAAATTTATAATTATTATAAAAACAATATATATTAATATTATTAAATTCAAATATTATTTTTAAATTAAAATTTATATATATATATAAATAAATAATATTTTTATTATTTTTATTATATTTTATAATATAAATTTTATTATTTTTTTTTAATAATTGAATACAAGTTTTATATAAACCATTTAATATAATAATATTATTATATATCAAAGGTAATATTAAAATTAATATATTAAATTTTATTTCTTTATGCAAATTAATAAAATTAAAATTTAAATTTAAAATTATTTTAAATAAATTATTAATATTTTGAATTGTATCTATAGAATTAATATTTATATTTGTTAATAAAATTATTATTTTAAAATAAATTATATAAAAATTTTTAATATATATATTATTTATTATTAAAATATAATATTTCAAATTATATAAAATTTCTAAAATTAATAATAAATATAAATTTGATATAATATAATTTTTTTTAGGGAAAATAGGGTATAATAAATATATCATATATTTTTAAATTTTATTAAAATTAAATTTACCTATTTTAAAAATATTTATTAAATTTAATGAATTTAAATAAAAATATAATAATATTATATCATAATTATTATGTTTTAAAATTATAATAAAATTATATTTATAATTTTTACTAATTAAAATACCTTTAAAATTAAATATTTGTAAATTATTTTTTATATATTCATAAAAATTTAATTTTATTATTATAAAATTTTTTATAATAAAATTATTATATTTATATAATTTTTTATTTTTTTTATAATAATATTTTATTATATTTATTTTCATAGTTTTTAATTTAAATTTAATTGAAAAATTAAATAATATTTAAATATATCAATTTTTTTATAATTAATATATATTTTTTATATAAAATTATAAAAATTTTATTCTTTTTTTTTATTTTATTATATTTAAATAATTTTTTATATTTATTTATATACCAATTTAATTCTAATATATATTTTTTCATATTACAATAATATATTATTTAAATATATCTTTTATTTTAAAAGAAAATAATATAGGTATTTCAAAATTTAATTCAAAAGGTAATTTATTATAAATACTAGAACAAAATCCAATAACTATTAATGAAATTGATTCTAAAATATTTAATCCACGTTGCATTAATAAAAATAAATATAAAATTTCAATTTTAGAAATAAAAGCTTCTTGTTTTATATAACTAGTATAATTATAATTTTTTATATAAGGAATAGTTACAGTTAAAGAATTATTACCTAATATTAAAGAATTACATTCAGTATAATTATACGACTTATAAGAATAAGGTTTAATATATATTAATCCTCTAAATATATTTAAAGATTCATTTAAAGATATACTTTTTGAAATTATATAACTTTTAGTAAAAGATCCTATATGATACATTTTACTACCTGTATCTGCTATTTGTATATTTGATAAAAAAGATATTGAATAAAAATTACTAATAGAATAATTACCTTTTAATATAGTTGAAGGATATTTCCAAGTTATAATAGAACCTAATTCTATTTGAATCCAATCTAATTTAGAAAAATAAAAACAAATACCACGTTTAGTAGTAAAATTATATAATCCACCATTTCCTAAATAATCACCTCTATACCAATTTTGTAAAGTATAATATTTAACATAACTATAATTTTTTACTATTATTTCTACTATAGCTACATGTAATTGAGATTCATTATATTTATAAGCTGTACATCCCTCTATATATATTACATATGAATACTCATTTATAATTAATAAAGTACGTTCAAATTGAGCAAAATCATATGAATTAGTTTTAAAATAAGTAGATAAATTAAAATTACATTTAATATATTTAGGTATGTAACAAAAAGATCCTTCACTAAATATAATAGAATTAATATTAGCAAAAAAATTATCTTTATAAGAAATAACTGTACCTAAATATTTTTTTATTAATAAAGGATATTTAAAAATTACATCAAATAATGGTAAAAAAATTATACCTAATTTTTTCAAAAAATATTGTGTTGTATGTAATATAGATATACTGTCAAAAATAATATCAATAGAATTATTTTTTATTAAAATAATATCTAAAAAATTTATATTTAAATTATTTTTTAAATAAACTATCAAATTACTATCTTTTAAAATAGAAGAATAATATATAATATTATCATAATTAATATTTGGACATTCAAAAAAACTCCAATCAGGTAATTTAAATATATTTAATAATTTTAAAGAATATATTTTAAATTTATAAATAAAAATATATAAAAAAATATTATTAGATAAATTTTTTAATAAATTCTTATTTAATCCATTTCTTATTAAATATAAATTTATTTTATTTGTATATTGATATTTATAATTTAAATTATAAATATTTAAAATTTTTTTTAACTTCATTTAATTTTTTATTATAATAACACATTACAAAAAGTATAAGCTAACAATGAGATTTGAACTCATAATCTACTGATTACAAATCAGTTGCTTTACCAATTAAACCATTTTAGCAAATAAAATATAAATAATTAAATATTCAACTTATTAGGAATTATATACTAAATATATTACTATAAATATATATTAATTCTATAAAATAATTTTTCTAATTATTGTTTTATTCATATATATGATTAGAATATTATTTTTAATTAAATTTTTTTATTTATATTATTTCAACAATTAAAATTTTATACTTAACTACTCAACATTACAATAAATAATAATTGATATATCATTGGTATAATTTTTTCGATCCTCTCGTACTAAAAAAAATAATTTCAATATTCTAACACTTATATTAGATATGGACCGAACTGTCTCACGACGTTCTGAACCCAGCTCACGTATCACTTTAATAGGCGAACAGACTTACCCTTAAAACATACTACTGCTTTAGGATGTGATAAGCCGACATCGAGGTGCCAAACCTTTTCGTCAATATGGGCTCTCGGAAAAGATTAGCCTGTTATCCCTAGAGTAACTTTTATCCGTTAAGCGATAATTTTATCATTAAATAATTATCGGATCATTAAGACCGACATTAATCTCTGTTTAATTTGTATATTTTACAGTTAATTATATATATATCTTTATATAATAAATATAACATTGTACTCCTCCGTTTATATATAGGAGGAGACCGCCCCAGTCAAACTATCTTATAAATATTGTTTAAAAATTTGTTATAAAATTTTTATAAGAATTTATATATATAAAAAATGGTATTTCATTTATAATTACATTATTTCCAAAAAAATAATATTTATACTTCCCATTTATACTATGTTTTATATATATATTTTCAATATTTATTAATAGTAAAGCTTCATAGGGTCTTTCTGTCCCAATATAAGAAATCTGTATCTTCACAGATATTTTTATTTCATTAAGATTTTTTTCAAGACAGCATTTAAGTCGTTACATCTTTCATGCAGGTCGGAACTTACCCGACAAGGAATTTCGCTACCTTTGGACCGTTATAGATACAGCCGCCGTTTACTATAGCTTATATATATATTATAATATTAAATTACATATATTATTTTTACATAATAGCACTGGGCAGATGTCAATCTTTATACATCATTTTTCAATTTAGCAAAGATTTGTGTTTTTGTTAAACAGTCGCTTAAATTTATTATTTTCAACTAAATAAGTATCTTTTATCCCTAAGTTACAAGATAAATTTGCCTAGTTCCTTAAAAAAAATTATCTCAACTTCTTAATAATATATATATATTTACTAGTGTCAGTTTACGGTACGAATATATAATAAAAATATATATTAATAATTTTTTTATAATATAAAAATATTATATTAGTCTTAAAATATAAATTATTATATAGTATAAGAATATTAACTTATTAACTATCAACTACACATTTCATCTTATTTTAAGATTCGACTAACCCAATTCAAATTAATTATAAATTGGAAACCTTAAATTATAGAAGTATTGGATTTTTACCAATATTTACATTACTCAAATTAGCATTATCACTTTTGATTTTATTATTTTAATTTACATATAAATAAATATTATCAAAACGCTCTTTTACCAATTTAATTATTATTAATATTAAATTTTATAATTTCGATAATTAATTTATTTTCGATTATTTTTGAATTAAAATTACTAAATTAATGAGCTTTTACGCACTCTTTAAAAGATAACTGCTTCTAAATTTACTTTTTAACTATCTAAATAATTTTATATTCTTTTTAAAACTTAACTAATATTTAAAAATCTTAATTTATAATTAGGGCTGTTTCCCTATAGAAAATAAAGCTTATCCTTTATTTTCTAATTATATATATATTTTATTAAATAAAATTATTAAATTATTTATATTAATATTAATTATTTAAATTAATTTAATAAAAAAAGAGTTTTACATTTATTTATATATATATACTATACTTACATATATTTCAAAGAGAACCAGCTATCTTCAAATTCGATTGGCATTTCACCTCTAATTATATTTTATTTGATATTTTTGCAACAATAATCAATTCAAACTTCAATTTAATATTACTTAAATTTTATTTTAAACATAATTAGATCATTTGATTTCGGGTCTATAATAAATAATATATTTTAATGTTTATTAATTAAAATAAACTCGATTACACTTTGGCTTCATTTATAATAAATATTTAACCTAATTATTATACTATTTAATATAACTTGCTAATTCTTTCTTCAACAAGAATATAATAAAATTAATATAAATTTTATTATAATTTTTTAAATTTAAAATTCAGGTTCTTTTCACTATTTTTTCAAAATTCTTTTCATCTTTCCCTCACGGTACTATTTCTCTATCAACTTTTATTATATTAAATTTTATAAGATGATTCTTATTATTTATATAATAATATTCATATAAAATATACTTTTATATTACTTATATAAAATATTACATATATAATGTTTAAAATTTTTCAATTCATTCACCACTACTATGAAAATCGTTATTACTTTATATTCCTTTAAGTACTAAGATGATTCAATTCCTTAAGTATTTTAAAAATATTTATATAAAAATATTTTATTCAGATACTTTTATAATAAATCAAATTAAAAAGAAAAATATATATTCTTATTTAATTATTATAAAAATTTCGTTAATATATTTAACGTCTTTCTTCAATAATAAAAATTTTAGACATCCTTTTAAATTTATTATATATATTTAATTATATATTTAATATTAATAATATTATAAATTAATTATATTTAAAATATAAGCGAAAAACGGAATTGAACCGATTACCTTCGGAGCATGAATCCGACGAACTTTCCTTATGCTCTATTTCGCTAATAATAATTAAACTTGAAAAGAATTGAACTTTTATTTTATAATTCGTATTTATATATTTTATCCTTTAAATTACAAGTTTATTATTATTAATAATAATAAATTTTAAGTAATTAACTTAGAGGTAAAGTTTCTGCTTTACATACAGAAGATCATTGGTTCAATTCCAATATTACTTATATAAATCTATAATTTAAGGGATAAAATAAAAACCTTCTAAGTTTTATATGTAAGTTCAAATCTTACTAGATTTATAATAATTATTATGAATATGGCGAAAAAAGGTAAACGCACTAAATTTAGAATTTAGTATTTTTAATAAATAAGAGTTCAAATCTCTTTATTCATATAAAATAATATACTTCTTAAACTAGATTTGAACTAGTATTTTTCGGTTAACAGCCGAATGCTTTAACCACTAAGCTATTAAGAATATAATATATATTATATATATAATAATAGGGAATATAGTTTAATGGTAAAATCTTATTTTTGCATAATAAAAATAGTAGTTCAATTCTACTTATTTCCATATAAAAATAATAAATCTATATATGTTTAAATTTTTAATTTAATATATAATTATATTGCGAGTTTGATCCTAGCTCTGAATTAACGCTAGAAATATACATTACACATGCAAATTTATGATAATATCATAGTGTATAGGTGAGGAGATATAAATTTTAAATTTTAAATAGATTATAATTTTTAAATAATAATCTATATGCGCAATTATATATATTTGTACTATATTAAAAATTATTATTATTTAAAATAAAATTTATATTTGATTAACTAGTTGGTAAAATAAAAGTTTACCAAGGTTATAATCAAAAATTGATTTTAAAAAGAATGTACAATCACATTAGGATTGAAATAAAGCCTAAATTTTTTTATAAAATCAGCAGTGAGGAATATTTTACAATAAGCGTAAGCTTGATAAAGTAATATTTCTTAAAGGAAGACAGTATTATGAAAATATTGTAAACTTTATGTTTTATTTTTAAATATTGATAAAAATAAAAAATAGTATTGGCTAATTTCTGTGCCAGCAGCAGCGGTAA from the Plasmodium malariae apicoplast, complete genome genome contains:
- the rpoC gene encoding RNA polymerase beta subunit, putative — encoded protein: MIIYNNINFIGLKLNILNPKQIIKWSSIFYKDKIIIGEVLLPNTINFNTGLPILNGLFCEKIFDYMYIWDCNCNKKMYNINNFSLFLYCKFCKNKLKININRKYKLGFIFLNIPILHIWYLTGPLKIASLLLNKNIIYLKFLIYYKYFFNNIKYNQYFYYNKLYFKLNINKKYNIIQYLFSHNILYKKLKNLNLLIELLNNKELLLTNKNNKFYQKYIYKKINLINLFIINNIKPNWIFLDLLPILPAGLRPYFYINNNMYIISSINENYRLIILKNNKLKYWLYLRNNIFFIFEIIEKRLLQQLIDYLLINKLILKKNNTFFNFKKTFKGKYSIIKYNLLGKRVDFSGRSVITVNPAIIYNNIGLPYYISINLFKPFLINILKYNFKFNIIFNSLLINKNLFIIQKFLNKLLQNQFIIVNRAPTLHRMNLQSFKPLLTEGYSLKFYPLGCSSFNADFDGDQMSVFLSLIKTSKFESNLNLNFDRNIISPSNNKNIYKNLQYYKLGLNILLVLNYNKLFNIFYFNFIEKVYEYYNSNILFIFNLIWIKYINNNKVFYVLTSVNRVIINLYMYIY
- the rpoB gene encoding DNA-directed RNA polymerase subunit beta, putative; protein product: MIYLLYPIFPKKNYIISNLYLLLILEILYNLKYYILIINNIYIKNFYIIYFKIIILLTNININSIDTIQNINNLFKIILNLNFNFINLHKEIKFNILILILPLIYNNIIILNGLYKTCIQLLKKNNKIYIIKYNKNNKNIIYLYIYINFNLKIIFEFNNINIYCFYNNYKFNFIILLLYLNNINILVKNYNFVLKKIIIYNYIKFKTYKFNIYNIILLKLFIIEKIFNKNLFINIFKILFSIKINFIYYFDYYINNIYNKKFYSIIDHLSLKCNEYLINLKIKLFNIYNNIYFLFNNKKYINIILENININPLIQYSDQINNLSEINQKFKINMITTGLNSKFILNKNLRELSRNVLGYISLINTNEGLTCGLINYLTVNVYLNLKYKFIIYYKYLYYSKYNFKLILDILNKNFYNIYFNKIYLKKNINFNKTIILTINKNTFKINNIIKNTIYIPFNYLLSLIENLIPFIHYNDSIRNLMSIKMHTQIVPIVYSELSNIITNYNFILNKYLNYLIISYQEGIIIYVSYIKIIIRDIFNRQIIYYLNSYKKFNQNILLNYKPIVWVGEKINIGKILAINSNLLYSEYSLGNNLLIGYGSYLGYEYEDAIIINKKILYNNLYTSLHLNIYEISLNIINNIPEICSINISKAHYKNKKNLDKYGIIKEGTFLLSNNILVSKLIIIPFILNNKSLINIINFLFGNKLRIFKNKPIVSTIYDMGRIIKIEIISDYLYNKLKNNNLYLKIRIYIGIQKYLQLGDKICNRHGNKGVISYINEINDMPYLNNKIQPDLFISSISIPSRINIGQIFEGIYGLNSLYNNNRYIISNNLNKIYYNNYINIFNYYKYNYNNNYNIIKMSYNYNKFFLKNPFTGHLINNSICLNNIYYYKLIHMIKDKLRYRFIGLYSELTQQPIKGNTKQGGQRFGEMEVWALEAFGASFLFKEFFTYKSDDIKSRKLLKNYLFNNNKIKTTFISETFKLILKELQSLTINIEAFCIFNNNNLIKTLPINTIY
- the ORF101 gene encoding hypothetical protein; protein product: MKINIIKYYYKKNKKLYKYNNFIIKNFIIIKLNFYEYIKNNLQIFNFKGILISKNYKYNFIIILKHNNYDIILLYFYLNSLNLINIFKIGKFNFNKI
- the ORF51 gene encoding hypothetical protein, with protein sequence MKKYILELNWYINKYKKLFKYNKIKKKNKIFIILYKKYILIIKKLIYLNII
- the sufB gene encoding FeS cluster assembly protein SufB, putative translates to MKLKKILNIYNLNYKYQYTNKINLYLIRNGLNKNLLKNLSNNIFLYIFIYKFKIYSLKLLNIFKLPDWSFFECPNINYDNIIYYSSILKDSNLIVYLKNNLNINFLDIILIKNNSIDIIFDSISILHTTQYFLKKLGIIFLPLFDVIFKYPLLIKKYLGTVISYKDNFFANINSIIFSEGSFCYIPKYIKCNFNLSTYFKTNSYDFAQFERTLLIINEYSYVIYIEGCTAYKYNESQLHVAIVEIIVKNYSYVKYYTLQNWYRGDYLGNGGLYNFTTKRGICFYFSKLDWIQIELGSIITWKYPSTILKGNYSISNFYSISFLSNIQIADTGSKMYHIGSFTKSYIISKSISLNESLNIFRGLIYIKPYSYKSYNYTECNSLILGNNSLTVTIPYIKNYNYTSYIKQEAFISKIEILYLFLLMQRGLNILESISLIVIGFCSSIYNKLPFELNFEIPILFSFKIKDIFK